One region of Miscanthus floridulus cultivar M001 chromosome 19, ASM1932011v1, whole genome shotgun sequence genomic DNA includes:
- the LOC136527540 gene encoding GDSL esterase/lipase At5g45910-like — protein MAARLAVAFLAVSSAFLAVSGQKFNAIFSFGDSMSDTGNLCVNGPPAGLTLTQPPYGETFFGRATCRCSDGRLVVDFLAERFGLPLLKPSKEGGADFKQGANMAIIGATTMDSGFFQSLGIADKIWNNGPLNTQIQWFQQLMPSICGSTQACKSYLSKSLFVLGEFGGNDYNAQVFGGYTPEQASGQSATIVDAIGKGVEQLISLGAMYVVVPGVLPVGCFPIYLTLYQTSNAGDYDQYGCLKRFNALSAQHNSLLQSKVWSLQSKYPGARIMYADFYSHVYDMVKSPGSYGFSTNLRACCGAGGGTYNYQNSARCGMSGAYACSNPSSSLSWDGIHLTEAAYKKIADGWVSGAYCHPAISA, from the exons ATGGCGGCTCGGCTCGCTGTCGCGTTCCTCGCCGTGTCCTCTGCCTTCTTGGCCGTCTCTGGCCAGAAGTTCAACGCCATCTTCAGCTTCGGCGACTCCATGTCCGACACCGGCAACCTGTGCGTGAACGGTCCCCCAGCCGGTCTGACGCTCACCCAGCCGCCCTACGGCGAGACCTTCTTCGGCCGCGCCACCTGCCGCTGCTCGGACGGCCGCCTCGTCGTCGACTTCCTGG CCGAGAGGTTCGGGCTGCCGCTGCTGAAGCCGTCGAAGGAGGGCGGCGCCGACTTCAAGCAGGGCGCCAACATGGCGATCATCGGCGCGACCACCATGGACTCGGGGTTCTTCCAGTCGCTGGGCATCGCCGACAAGATCTGGAACAACGGGCCCCTCAACACCCAGATCCAGTGGTTCCAGCAGCTGATGCCGTCCATCTGCGGCTCCACGCAGG CCTGCAAGTCGTACCTGTCCAAGTCCCTGTTCGTGCTGGGCGAGTTCGGCGGCAACGACTACAACGCACAGGTCTTCGGCGGCTACACCCCGGAGCAGGCGAGCGGGCAGAGCGCCACCATCGTGGACGCCATCGGCAAGGGAGTGGAGCAGCTCATCAGCCTGGGCGCCATGTACGTGGTCGTCCCCGGCGTGCTCCCCGTGGGGTGCTTCCCGATATACCTCACGTTGTACCAGACCTCCAACGCCGGCGACTACGACCAGTACGGGTGCCTGAAGCGCTTCAACGCGCTGTCGGCGCAGCACAACTCGCTGCTGCAGAGCAAGGTGTGGAGCCTGCAGAGCAAGTACCCCGGCGCGCGGATCATGTACGCCGACTTCTACAGCCACGTCTACGACATGGTCAAGAGCCCGGGGAGCTACGGCTTCAGCACCAACCTCAGGGCCTgctgcggcgccggcggcggcacgTACAACTACCAGAACAGCGCGCGCTGCGGCATGTCCGGCGCCTACGCCTGCTCCAACCCGTCGTCGTCGCTCAGCTGGGACGGCATCCACCTCACGGAGGCGGCGTACAAGAAGATCGCCGACGGATGGGTCAGCGGGGCCTACTGCCACCCGGCCATCTCGGCATAG